In Vicia villosa cultivar HV-30 ecotype Madison, WI linkage group LG7, Vvil1.0, whole genome shotgun sequence, the DNA window ACATATGCCATTTCGGCATCTTATGGATGACCGAGGCAGTGCAAAGACGGCGTCGACTCCAGAGCGGGGCACTGCATTTGATCAGAGCATGTTATAGAAGGGAGTGAAATTGAGATGGAGAGAAAGTAGGGCTATGCTTTTCGAGAGAGAGGTTCAAGAAAATGGTGTTCTTGAGAATTTTGTAATAGCTAGTTCTCTcttcttataaaaaatataataaaaaaaaatacaaactaaCTTGTGCCCTTTGTAAATTTGCAACCTTTGAGTTTTTACTTTTCTACTTTCAGTTTGTAAGTTTGTGGGAATATGGAATATGATTCCTTGTAGATGAGATGGAGCAAATTATGATATTGGTAATAGTGGTTACTAGCTGTTGTGCTTTTCTGAAATGAAATGAATGAGAATTGggaatcaaacaaacaaacatgaagaAATAATAATTTCACTTTACAAAAGTACCTTCTCATGTTTTGCTATAAATATGAAAGAATGGTCTGCAGAATCTTTTGCTATAAATATGAAAAATCTCAACAACAAAAATGAAAACATTAATATTAACTTTTGTCATATATTTGAGAACTTCTTTGGTGGTAATATGTAAGCTTCTGTTGAGTTTTGAGGTATGAAATAACTCTAGTAAGATCAAACCTTTCAAAATTTCgacaaaaagattttaaaaaaattatattttcttcttttactttttttttttcattttatttttattattagtgGAACATAATATCTTATAACTTATAGGGAGTTTGTTTCAAGTTTTCAAAGATTATtcttaaacattttaaaaaactaatatattGATAGTGTTACAATATTTTAATCCATTAATAAATCATggtcacaaattttttttttctgattttttattgTCTTGTatgtgtttgatgaaatgtcttAGAAAAAAATGTTAGTATTAATGATAAATTTGAGCATATTTATTAAGCATGAAACATAGTTGAAAAGTTAATTTTgtaaacaagaaaaataattcttaTTTACAACATTAGTAGCTTGTCCAATTTAAAGATTAGATTTTGGTTGTCACTTGATATTAATTGTTTAAACAAATTCGAAATGTAAGCATTGTTTGATTGTATATATGATATCATATTTTGTAGaagtgttcattttatttttatcctaTTTTGTGTACATAGTATTATGGATACTCTAAAGAGAAACGTTTCTGCCAACCCCCTTTAATTAATGATAAAGTTCAAAGATACAAAGTAAGTTGGGGGATCTTAAAGGCACTGAAAACTTAATCAAAGCATGTTTGGATCAAGTTACCAAAGGTGACTGTATGGGTACTAGTTTTTCTTAAAAGGATGGTAAAGAATTGTGTTCCAATTTAATGGATTATCTTGAAGGAATTATCACCAGGCAAAATTAAAGGATAGACATGATAATTTGAGAAAAGATTGGAGAGTATGATATAACTTGGAAAGTTATTGATTAAGATAGAATTATGAGAAAAATGCTTTTGATGCATTTGATGAGTGTTGGGAGAATAAACAATTCGTAAGCAAATCACATATatattatttagtaatatttttaaatttatttctacCGTAATTTTTTTATGAAGATGAGATATGAATCTACACGAAAATCCTTTATATGGAAGATTTAGAGACAAAGAACTTATGTTTGCTCACCACATTTTTTAAAGATGTAGTGGCTAATGGAGAGTATGCTTGAACACCATTGTGTGGCGATAGAAATGACTttcatattcattcattcaatctTCTTCACTTTACACACTAACATAACTATTCGATTTATAATTATACATGCATGGTTATTTAGTTAGTTAGGTATGTTACATTCGTCCATACATGATGGTATTCTATAACACACATGAGATCATGCACATACGGATGATATGATGTTGTGTTTCTTGCATCTTAAGCTACTCTCCTAATACTCCCCCACAAGCTCGTGGAGAGGTGATGGCCATAATTTTGAGCATGGTGCAAAGCTCTTGAAATATTATAGTGCCCAAAGGTTTCGTGAGAGTATCCATAACTTGCATTGAGCTTGGGACATGCTGAAACTTCATGTGTTTACAAATGAATAGTTCACAACCAAAGTGAATATCCAACTCGATTTGTTTTGTGAGAGCGTGAAGGATTGGCTGACGAGATAAGAGAACAATGTTGCGATTGTCGCACAAAAGTGTAGGAGAAGAAAGGGAACATGAAACTCCTTAAGGATATATTTTAGCCATAAGAAGTTTGATGTCGTGTGTGCCAAGGCACAATACTCAGCCTCCGTGCTTGACTGAGCCACCTGGTTCTGCTACTTCGAGCTCAACAAAACTAGATATAGGTCAAAAAAGATGTATGGACCAGAGCTAGAATGTCTATTATAAGGATCACTTGCCTAATCATAATCGTTGTACGCACGAATGGAAATCTCGCAAGAAGGTGGAGCTGGAGATATTTGAAAACCATGATTGATGGTGCCACTTAGATACCTTGGAATACATTTTACAGCTGACCAATGTGGGTCCAGAGGAGAGACCAAAAACTAGCATGATTTATTGATATTAAAGGCGGTATCTAGTAGTGCAAATGTCACATATTGAACAGCACCTACCATGGGGCGATATATGTGTGGATTTGGAAGAGTGGAAGGCCCATGTCTTCTTAATTTACAAGTGATAAGCATTGGAGTAGTCACACCATTGGCATTGAAAATCTTTTCTTTTGCAAGTAAATGTCAAATGTACTTGGATTTAGTGAGAAGAATATTCCCTGATGATAAGTGTTTAATCTCAATACCAAGGAAATATTCAGGAATGGCCAACTTGTTAAGTGCAAACTTATCATGAAAAGAGTATATGATTTTGTGAACAAGCATGGAAGAGGAGCATGTGATgagaatatcatcaatatataccAAAGCATATATGATGATGATACAATGATAAGAGTAGATGAAAAGGAAGTGGTCACATTTTCTATGAGTGAATCCAAAGTGAACCAATGCTTGAGTCAGCTTCTCATACCATGCACGAGGAGCTTGTTTTAGCCCATACAATGCTTTATGGAGTTTGCATACAAGGGAAGAACCATCCTTCTCAAAACTAGGTGGTTGAGACATGTAGATATCCTCATGTAAAGATCCATTCAAAAAGGAATTATTAATATCAATCTATTGTAGCTCCTATTTATGAGTGAGAGTTAAAGTGAGAATGACATGAATGGTAACTGGTTTAACAATTGAGGAGAAAGTATCTTGAAGTCAAAACCAAATTACTCATGATAGCCCTTTGCAACTAAATGAGCTTTGTATTTATTCATAGTTCCATCTGattctcttttattttgaaaactcaCTTACAACCCACATGTCTCACATGATGTGGAATAATGGTCAATGTCTATGTCTGATTAGCCAAAAGAGCCTTATACTCAAGTTTCATGGCCTGTAGTTAATGTGGATGAGAGAGAACATGTTTTACTGAGGTTGGTTCAATATGAGTAAGTAGAGCCTTGGGCTTAGAGTAGTTTGGCCCTAGTTAACATAGGATGTTCATTAAACTAATGAACTTAAAAAGGAGAGGAATTTGGAATAATTGGAGATAGGAACTCGGTTTAGGGACTCGAGTAATAAAAATATGGAGACTCTGACTAGAGTTGTGTACTGATAGGTTGTGAACCTGATTGAGATGATGGAACTAGCAGCGATGTGATGGGAAGGACTGGGTACATATGTAGACTGAGGCATAACAGATGGATGGCTAGCTTGACCAGTACTTAAAGGGCTAGAAGACAATGTGTCATTAGTTGGGAAAGAAGGAGAGACATTATCCAATGGATTACTTCCTGTTGTGGAAGTGGCTTTTTCAGATGCAATAGAGGACAAGGAATTGACTCATGAGTACTAGCTTGGTCACAAGGAGTGGGTTAATTAGAAGGAAACAGAGAAGGATAAGAGAATAAGTGTTCAAGAAAAATAACATCTATTAGACCTTGCCAATTTTGCTCAAGCATTTGTAACTTCTATGTTGAGATGAAATGCATAAGACTACACACTACTGACTCCTAAACTCCAATGTGTGTTTGTTATAGGCGTGAGTAAATGGAAAACAAGAACAACCAAATACTTTAAGTGTGTCATACCTAGGAAACTTGTGGTACAAGGCATGATATGGTGACTGAAAATTAACAAGACCTGTAGAGGGCAACCTATTGATGACACAAACTGAAGAAGCAAAGCTATGTTCTGAATATCGAAGAGGAATTGATGCATGAGACAACAATGTGAGACATATCTCCATAATATGCCTATGTTTTTCTTCTACCGTACCATTTTGGTGAGATGTGTGTGGACAAGTGAGCCTATAAGAGATTTCCTACTTAGTTAAATAATTGGTGAAAGGCATATACTTTCCCCATAATCTGATTGCAAggctttatatattattattaaattaaatttaaacaaatttaagAAATAATTTTAAGGCATAAAAAGCTTCAGActtatgttttaataaaatactccctccgtcccaaattatttgTCGCAATGGCCCacttcacacatattaagaaacaataataaatgaaagagagagaatagtGACTTTACCAAATTATTCTGATTAACTATTTGTGTATTCgaaataacattaatattaagtgaaaaaacaataaattaagaatatttattagagggtacaattggaagattaaatataaatttgCATTGGTAATGTAAAGTGACAAATATTTTGGgacaaattattttttcaaatgtgaTATTTATTTTGGGATAGAGagagtattatttttttataaaaaaaatatttttaaatttattttatattataaaaaaaatatttttaaatttattttataacacaaatataagattgtgtcattaaccaattttataattatattaaccacaaaaatatacgtcattaaccaattattttacttataatttattaaccaATTTTACTATTTCATTAACCAATTAAATATACGCTAAATTATAATTGTATTAATCAATTTTTAGGCTCATtaatcaactttattttactattcaatttttttttatatttgagaaCTTATAAACCAGATTATGAATTAGGATTAATCAATTTTATACATAATATTAATTAAAGTCTGAAttgtatatatattaaatttttatgtcataatatatattaaccaaactttaaactgtattaaccaaattttaatatttcattcaccaaaataatttttaaaaaaataccttTGAAAATAATATGAAAAGACTAATCACATTGAGCATAGTATCAATTTTAGTGTCatgatattttttttcaaaataaatatctTCAATCTTTTGACTATTCAACACTTCACATCCATTCTCTCTACATGTTATGTTACTTACACACAAGAAACACAAAAATATCCAACACATAATTAACCAACCATGGTGGAAAGAATaaaccaagaagaagaagaaaacaaaagaagAAGCATGAAGAAACTCCTTCTAATACTCAACTCAATCCTCTTAGCCATAGGAACATGCGGTGGCCCTCTAGTAATGCGTCTATACTTCAACCATGGCGGCAACCGTGTATGGCTCTCAAGCTTCCTCGAAACATCTGCCTTCCCAATCATCCTCATCCCCTTAACCATCTCTCACTTCTACAACCGTTACAATAGCCCTAATAGAATTGGAAACAAAAACTTTATCTCAATGAAACCACCTTTGTTTTTCGCCTCGGCCGTGATTGGAGTCCTCACCGGTCTGGACGACTACCTCTACGCCTGCGGGATAAAGCGTCTCCCGGTGTCGACTTCGTCGTTAATTCAATCCTCCCACTTAGCTTTCACTGCGGTTTTCGCGTTTCTTATAGTGAAGCATAAGTTTACAGCGTATTCTGTTAACTCTATTGTGTTGTTGACTCTTGGGAGTGTGGTTTTGGCTTTGAATTCTAAGGGTGGTGATCGGCTTGTTGGGGAGTCGACTAAGGAGTATGTGATTGGTTTTGTTATGATATTGGCTTCTGCTGCTTTGTATGGATTTGTTTTGCCGTTGATGGAGTTGGTTTATCAGAAGAGTAAACAAGTTATTACTTATTCTCTTGTTATGGAGATTCAGCTTGTTATGTGCTTCTTTGCTACTTTGTTTTGTGTTGTTGGGATGTTCATAGACAATGATTTTAAGGTAATATTTATAAGTCTTTTAATAGTAAATGAATAAATGAAGGTCAAATATTATCAATGTTAGAGTATCTGTATCGTGTCCCAGTGTCCATGTCGTAGTCCATGCGTCATAACTTCCTAGAGGTAAATAAATAGAATGTTGTGGGTTCGACGCGCTCCTTTGTAACTGATATTTTACACTGCTTGCTACCAACTAATCTgacttaatatttaataaattgtgTTGCAATTTTGTAGGTGATTCCAAGAGAAGCAAGGGAGTTTGCGCTAGGGGAAACAAAGTACTATATTGTGTTAGTGTGGAGTGCTATAATGTGGCAGTTTTTCTTCTTAGGAGTGATTGGAGTTATATTTTGCTCCTCCTCTTTATTGTCCGGTGTTATAATTGCTGCGTTTCTTCCCATAACTGAAGTTTTAGCTGTTATTGTCTACAAAGAGAGTTTTCAAGCAGAGAAAGGGGTTGCGTTGGCGCTTTCTCTTTGGGGCTTCGTGTCTTACTTTTATGATGAGATTAAAGAAGCAAGAAAAATGAAAAGTAGAGAAACGGAACTACCTCAAAGTCTTCATTCCAATTCATGATTGCAAGaaatgtcgttgttgttgttattgattggtTTGGCTTTCTAGTCCAACTTTTGATTTGTCAATATTGTTGGCTAGCTTTGTCCCAAACTTCGTGATAACCACAAAATAGGTGAAGCCATTTTGTCACTCAGGAGTAAGTAGTAGAAGATATATAGTCTAAGTACATGGAGAAAATAATAAGTTTTATATTAATACTATAAATACTAATTATTAATATGTGATGGAGAAAAATATGTTTTAAGGAAAtagaaacataaaaataaaaaataataataatttttgtgGTTCTCTCCTGTCTCCTCTAAAAGATCAAATTTAAAAACCCACTCTATCTAATTCAACTTAAATAAGGTGTTTAAAATGTTGGTCTATCCTTTACTCATCtgaataatattatttttctttgccaATTTAGAAAAGCTATAGTCAAAGTTGCAGAATCAAAATTCGATCAGCATACCTTCCAAATATTAGCTCTCCTGTGTAAATTTTATTGGTGAGGGACCAGTGGGCATCCCAACCTTTAAAATTACGTCATCATATTCTtttaatgtttttggtatttaaaTGAATGGTCCAGAGTTCCCTGGACATATTTTATAATTGAGGGATTCTTTTTCGAGATTGTAGGTTATTAAGATTTTGACATAGATATTTAAGTATTTGGGTTTTTTTCCCACTCTCGAGGAGGATGTTCTCTCACCACCGTAAAAAGTCACAATTGTCGCTAGTATTTGAAGATGCATTTTTGAATGCATCTTTTTACACACTTCTCAGCGCAAATTGGTGAAGCATTGTATTTTGTCAAAatttaatttggagatgcatctccatatGCATGTGCAGTTAATTTAGAGTTGCATCTCCAAACGCTTTTATTTCATATACTCGGGtcatatccttccattttcctccATTTTCTGAAAAGTCACTAAAAAATACCATTTGAGATCTTTTGCTACAAACCATTTACAAATCCTATTTGAGAAAGTTTCATCAAGTTCACTCACTTCATTTGCGATAAAGTTATTCATTTCATTCAAACTTCTCATCCATAACTTTGATTTGGTAAGATTCtcatttcattcttttttgtGTTTTAAATGATGTTTTAGGTAACATAAGTTGTTTAGGCTACATTAGTTAGTTAGTAGTGCAATCGAAATAGGTAGTTGATATGGACATGCATTCTATTTGGTCAGAGGTTAGGGAAACAATGGGCTTTCTGTCATGGGTGAAAATTACAAATTTATCCGGAGATGGATCTTCGAATTATGTCTGAACTatttttggagatgtatctccatATTTGTATTTGGCTGAATTTCGGTTGAACTTTTCATGTGACTATCTGGTTTTAACGCATGTGCAATGGCTGAAAACAGCCCTGGCAAAATTAGGCTCGGTCGTGTGTCCCAAACAGCGCCTGACAACGTGAAAGGGTCGTGGCTAGGACTACAAGGCCACGAGTCGATGATAGCTCGTTTAATGGTTCACAATGTCAAGGTTCGCAACCATCTGGTTTTACTTCTCGTAATCGCATGTCTCATGTCTCTACTTTACGAGGCCACGTGTCCCTAGATGATAAGCACATGAAACCCTTGAAGCCCAGGAAGACCATGCTGCTAATGCCCGCATAGAGAATCATCCAGAAGGCCCATTTGACACTTCCTTGCTTCATCTATATGGACACCGTGCTGCAAGTCATGTTTAGGAATAAGAggtatatttatttacttttgcATTACATAtgttttaaactaattaaattgcGACTAATGGTGAtatattttttacaaaagcgcaTGTGTTAAAAATTAGTAAACCGTGGAAGGAAGATATTGGATATGGAATAGCCTGAAGATGACTAGTTCAAGATTGTTATCGTCTATTGTGCTCTTGTCGGTTTATGTGATGATGCGTACATGACCATAAACCATGGCATGCAGGCAGAATTTGCAGAGAGATGGCATTCAGAGACGTCATCTTCCCACTTTCTTATGGGTGAGAAAACCATCACCTGGATGACTTCTCACACCTATCTTCCTATTGAGGGACAATTATTGGACCACAGAAGGCTTAGTCGAGAAGAAGCAAACGAGATGTTGGCTACATATTTGGGGGATGACCCAACTAAGACCACAAATGATGCAGTTGACACCAGAGGTCCTCATGTTAGATGAATTCTTGGAATAACTTTATAAAGACCAGCTGCAATGGGATGAGGATGTCAATGGTGATGATAAGTTGGTTGAGTGTTGACGACAGTGTGAATTGGGGTGTTACCTCTTGTTTGTGGTTAGCAGGTCCAATTttatggacaaaagtgcaacctacgtcgATGTGGTCTACCTTAAATACTTCATCGACTTGACGGTGATTCATGAGTACAACTGGGGGGTCATCTGTTTGGTCTGTCGGTACTCGAAGTTGGGCAAGGATTGTCTTTGGAAGAGAaagctgaagacaagaagctACACGCTTTTATGGTAATTTACTATTATTAATGTTTTCGTAACTGTTTTGTTAtatttgttattaatattttatctaaACTATTTTTTAGAGATGGATCATCTCCCGCTTTTCTCGCATCACCGGGTGGGAACATTTGCCTAGCTACACTGAGGATTGTCCACGTCTTATCGCATTTGACCCGTATAAAGGGAATCAGTAAATCAAACCCAATAGAAAAATTCAACTTGGTTGACGTAACACCAACAATCTCAAG includes these proteins:
- the LOC131617315 gene encoding purine permease 3-like; the protein is MVERINQEEEENKRRSMKKLLLILNSILLAIGTCGGPLVMRLYFNHGGNRVWLSSFLETSAFPIILIPLTISHFYNRYNSPNRIGNKNFISMKPPLFFASAVIGVLTGLDDYLYACGIKRLPVSTSSLIQSSHLAFTAVFAFLIVKHKFTAYSVNSIVLLTLGSVVLALNSKGGDRLVGESTKEYVIGFVMILASAALYGFVLPLMELVYQKSKQVITYSLVMEIQLVMCFFATLFCVVGMFIDNDFKVIPREAREFALGETKYYIVLVWSAIMWQFFFLGVIGVIFCSSSLLSGVIIAAFLPITEVLAVIVYKESFQAEKGVALALSLWGFVSYFYDEIKEARKMKSRETELPQSLHSNS